One genomic window of Ruminococcus gauvreauii includes the following:
- a CDS encoding sugar ABC transporter ATP-binding protein: MNERNEYILELKSVSKEFPGVKALDRVNLKLKPGSVHALCGENGAGKSTLMKIINGIYKMDEGEIWYKGERIVPKNPKEMLEMGIATIHQELSPLPNMTIAENIFLGREPLDSLKMVDWKRLWSDTQKLLDEFGFHYDPKGYMRDLTVSDIALIEIVKAISRDASVVIMDEPTSSITDSEVHILFENIERLRKSGVGIIYISHKLDEIFEICDEVTIFRDGQWVHSCEIGDIDKNGIIKQMVGREITEQFPKIPAPVGETVLELKNLNGGRFKNVNLKVRAGEIVGFAGLVGAGRSELFRAVFGLDPIESGEVLLDGKKVNFKNSQQAIDAGVLMASEDRKREGVVLCRSIRENITLASLKDIEKSGFLSMKKEKQNVDEMVRTLSIKLATPEAPVSSLSGGNQQKVVLAKWLLRAPKVLILDEPTRGIDVGAKYEIYKLMCELAKKGVAIIMISSEMPEILGMSDRIAVMSQGYLTGELPVAEATQEKIMESAMKGFEQ, translated from the coding sequence GTGAATGAAAGAAATGAATACATCCTGGAATTAAAAAGTGTTTCGAAAGAATTTCCGGGTGTAAAAGCTCTGGATCGGGTTAACTTAAAATTAAAGCCTGGAAGTGTGCATGCTCTGTGCGGTGAGAATGGTGCAGGTAAGTCTACACTGATGAAAATCATTAACGGTATATATAAGATGGATGAAGGTGAAATCTGGTATAAAGGTGAACGAATTGTTCCCAAAAACCCGAAGGAAATGCTGGAAATGGGAATTGCAACCATCCATCAGGAGCTCAGCCCGCTTCCCAATATGACGATTGCTGAAAACATCTTTCTGGGACGTGAACCGCTTGATTCATTGAAAATGGTGGACTGGAAAAGATTGTGGTCGGATACGCAGAAACTGCTCGATGAATTTGGATTTCACTATGATCCGAAAGGCTACATGAGAGACCTGACAGTTTCAGATATTGCACTGATTGAAATTGTCAAGGCAATTTCACGTGACGCATCCGTTGTCATCATGGATGAGCCGACTTCTTCCATCACGGATTCCGAAGTACATATTCTGTTTGAAAATATCGAACGTCTGAGAAAAAGCGGTGTTGGCATTATCTATATCTCCCACAAACTGGATGAGATTTTTGAGATCTGTGATGAGGTAACGATTTTCCGGGATGGTCAGTGGGTACACAGCTGTGAGATCGGTGACATCGATAAAAACGGAATCATCAAGCAGATGGTCGGACGTGAGATTACAGAACAGTTCCCCAAAATTCCGGCGCCGGTCGGCGAGACGGTACTGGAGCTGAAAAATCTCAATGGAGGACGTTTCAAAAACGTCAATCTCAAAGTCCGTGCCGGTGAGATCGTCGGTTTTGCAGGACTGGTCGGTGCCGGACGAAGTGAATTGTTCCGTGCTGTATTTGGACTTGATCCGATAGAATCCGGAGAAGTATTGCTGGATGGCAAGAAGGTTAATTTCAAGAATTCGCAGCAGGCGATCGATGCCGGTGTGCTGATGGCAAGTGAGGACAGAAAGAGGGAGGGCGTCGTACTTTGCCGTTCAATCCGTGAGAATATCACGCTTGCCAGTCTCAAGGATATCGAAAAATCAGGATTCCTCAGCATGAAGAAAGAGAAGCAGAATGTCGATGAAATGGTCAGGACGTTATCTATTAAACTGGCGACACCGGAAGCACCCGTTTCTTCTCTGTCAGGAGGAAATCAGCAGAAAGTGGTTCTGGCAAAATGGCTTCTAAGGGCGCCGAAAGTACTGATCCTGGATGAGCCGACCAGAGGTATCGACGTAGGAGCAAAATATGAAATCTACAAACTGATGTGTGAACTGGCAAAAAAGGGCGTGGCGATCATCATGATCTCGTCTGAAATGCCGGAGATTCTCGGCATGAGTGACCGGATAGCAGTGATGTCTCAGGGATATCTGACAGGCGAACTGCCAGTGGCAGAGGCAACGCAGGAAAAAATAATGGAGAGTGCGATGAAAGGATTCGAGCAATGA
- a CDS encoding sensor histidine kinase, with translation MREQLIKCKQNIQMFCNTQYYTDFLKNIGLTIFLWVFFLVSAFLLAKAPARSRGQHTMIILWLLTGLLVFAVFTVTYWIRYYHTVITAALKIENIKKKYSLIDADKMTNYVSSLNIILDLIDSSLEKEYSNRLLQKQAELDAMQSQINPHFLYNTLDTIRGYAVMEDAPLTSDMVEVLSRLFRYMISQKNELVTLRQELSTLHDYIKIQEYRINQHIVFMQNIAPDLQIMNYRIPKLIIQPFIENAIKHGIKGLSKDFVITLSIHNTQSRLIISISDNGSGMTPEQLRTLNQKLAGNETDSLHTVKDKKTGSGIALTNVNSRIKLLYGDSFGVVAYSTLGKGSEFQISLPYYQNQE, from the coding sequence ATGCGTGAGCAATTAATCAAATGTAAACAAAACATACAGATGTTCTGCAACACACAGTATTATACAGATTTTTTAAAAAATATCGGACTCACGATCTTCTTATGGGTCTTTTTTCTGGTCTCCGCGTTTCTGCTGGCGAAGGCGCCCGCCAGATCCCGGGGGCAGCATACGATGATCATACTGTGGCTGCTGACCGGTCTGCTGGTCTTTGCTGTATTTACCGTCACTTACTGGATCCGTTATTATCATACCGTCATAACAGCGGCACTGAAAATAGAAAACATCAAAAAAAAGTATTCGCTGATTGATGCAGATAAAATGACAAATTATGTATCCTCACTCAACATTATTCTGGATCTGATCGATTCTTCGCTGGAAAAAGAATATTCGAACCGACTGCTTCAAAAACAGGCAGAGCTGGATGCCATGCAAAGCCAGATCAACCCTCATTTTCTGTATAATACGCTGGATACCATCCGCGGGTATGCCGTGATGGAGGACGCGCCATTGACTTCCGATATGGTTGAAGTGCTTTCCCGGCTGTTCCGCTACATGATCAGTCAGAAAAATGAACTGGTAACCCTGCGGCAGGAGCTGAGTACCCTGCATGATTATATAAAAATACAGGAATACCGTATTAATCAGCATATCGTTTTTATGCAGAATATTGCACCGGATCTGCAGATTATGAATTATCGTATTCCGAAACTGATCATTCAGCCTTTTATCGAAAACGCGATCAAACACGGGATCAAGGGACTCTCTAAAGATTTTGTGATCACACTGAGCATACACAATACACAGTCCCGGCTGATCATCAGCATTTCCGATAACGGCAGCGGTATGACACCGGAACAGCTTCGAACGCTGAATCAAAAACTTGCCGGAAATGAAACGGATTCGCTGCACACCGTCAAAGATAAAAAAACCGGAAGCGGTATTGCGCTTACCAATGTCAATTCAAGGATCAAGCTTTTGTACGGTGATTCATTCGGCGTCGTCGCCTACAGTACACTTGGAAAAGGATCTGAATTTCAGATATCTCTTCCTTATTATCAAAATCAGGAGTAA
- a CDS encoding helix-turn-helix domain-containing protein: protein MNPIRVMIAEDEIAIANLIKNLIDFERLNLEFIGFALNGQIAYEMILSEKPDIVITDISMPVMNGLELIEKSKDEKLPVHFIIISGLTYFNYALSAIKMGVEDYLLKPINQTELNDVLEKTILKIASALQVDFQIQKLGIDTHLQTQKLRRSFIMDILYDKEHPVELNELQINEEYGFSFLSDTPFLMGITLIDGILELNLATQNVIIEQLMRNFQTEMKDLCIDMEVYNKNNQFIFLLNYDPDQESRILGSIAAIREDLASYLSAYEGLQLTISCGVTAPRIQNLPYSLDTAQKVLNARIIQGPQHVLYAKELLLNNVKPDFILSSSDSGSIRSCIEIRDTKKLETLLKTLFKDVALNCRSCPHLLLDAFCDALSGILSDFHQHKIISVNLADTYLQYCDEVEQYFTLKELILFTVSFIRELLPLDDETNSQENRQIQTAKAYIQEHFSENIKLEDVAEQIYLAPTYFGVLFKKEVGEPFSSYLTSVRIEKAKELLHDVRYNIAEIANEVGYQDKRYFSKLFKEQVGVTPKEYRKIYAN, encoded by the coding sequence ATGAACCCCATTCGTGTCATGATTGCAGAAGACGAGATCGCTATTGCAAACCTGATTAAGAATCTCATTGACTTTGAACGTTTGAACCTGGAATTTATTGGATTTGCTCTAAATGGTCAGATTGCTTACGAGATGATTTTGTCCGAGAAACCGGATATTGTCATTACCGATATTTCCATGCCTGTTATGAACGGATTGGAACTGATTGAAAAATCCAAGGATGAAAAACTGCCGGTACATTTTATCATCATCAGCGGTCTTACCTACTTTAATTATGCACTTTCCGCCATCAAAATGGGCGTTGAGGATTATTTATTAAAACCTATCAACCAAACAGAATTAAACGACGTACTGGAAAAGACAATCCTGAAGATCGCATCTGCGCTGCAGGTCGATTTTCAGATTCAGAAACTGGGCATCGATACACATCTTCAGACCCAGAAGCTGCGGCGTTCTTTTATCATGGATATCCTGTATGATAAAGAACACCCGGTAGAATTAAATGAGCTTCAGATCAATGAAGAATATGGCTTTTCTTTCCTGTCTGATACCCCTTTTCTAATGGGTATCACTTTAATCGACGGAATTTTGGAACTTAATCTTGCCACTCAGAACGTAATTATCGAACAGCTGATGCGTAATTTCCAGACAGAGATGAAGGACCTGTGCATTGATATGGAAGTCTATAATAAAAACAATCAGTTTATTTTTCTGCTGAATTATGATCCTGACCAGGAAAGCCGGATTCTCGGTTCCATTGCTGCAATCAGAGAGGACCTGGCTTCTTATCTGTCCGCATATGAAGGGCTGCAGCTCACGATCAGCTGCGGGGTTACAGCTCCCAGGATCCAGAATCTTCCCTATTCTCTGGACACCGCACAGAAGGTTTTAAATGCACGAATCATCCAGGGACCACAGCATGTTCTATATGCAAAGGAACTTCTGCTGAATAATGTGAAACCTGACTTTATATTGTCCAGTTCAGATTCAGGCTCGATCCGATCCTGCATTGAGATCCGTGATACAAAAAAACTTGAAACCCTGCTGAAAACACTTTTTAAAGATGTGGCTTTAAATTGCCGCTCCTGTCCGCACTTACTGCTGGATGCTTTTTGCGATGCTTTATCCGGTATTCTGTCAGATTTTCATCAGCATAAGATAATCTCTGTCAATCTTGCAGACACCTATCTGCAGTACTGTGATGAGGTTGAACAGTATTTCACCTTAAAAGAGCTGATCCTTTTTACGGTATCTTTCATCCGGGAACTGCTTCCCCTTGATGATGAGACAAACTCTCAGGAAAACAGGCAGATTCAAACAGCTAAGGCTTACATCCAGGAACATTTCAGCGAAAACATCAAACTGGAAGATGTGGCGGAACAGATCTATCTGGCCCCCACTTACTTCGGTGTCCTGTTTAAAAAAGAGGTGGGTGAACCCTTCAGCTCCTATCTGACATCTGTCCGAATTGAGAAAGCAAAGGAACTGCTGCATGACGTGCGATACAATATTGCAGAAATTGCCAATGAGGTCGGTTATCAGGACAAGCGCTATTTCAGTAAATTATTCAAAGAACAGGTCGGCGTCACACCGAAAGAATACCGCAAAATTTACGCAAACTGA